DNA from Polaribacter sp. NJDZ03:
TGATGAAAAAATAGCAAATTTACTAGCTATAGACGCTTTAAAAAGAGGCGCAAATTCAGTTCAATTTATTGCTTATAAGAATTTTGATTATAGAAAACTACTTCTTAATATTGATGTAAAATCTATTTTCATCTACTTTCAGTTTCATTTTTTAGAAGACACCTTTCAGCTAGAAGTTTCTAAATTTATAAATTCAGAAAAAACATATTTTCAAACTGATATAATCGGTAACTTAGCGGAAACAGGTAATTGGTTTTTTAATTTAAAAGAAGATTTTATAAAGCTAGAGAGAATTCAGAAAAACACCACAAATTGTATTGTTGTTTCTGGAGATTTATATCAAAATTGTGGAGCAACAATTACACAACAACTCGCTTATACATTAGCGCATGCAAATGAGTATCTAAATAAGTTTGGAGGTACCGTTGCTGAAAAAATAAATTTCTCTTTTTCTGTAGGAAGCAATTATTTCTTTGAGATTGCAAAATTAAGAGCTTTTAGAATTTTATGGTCAACACTTATAAAAGAATATGAAATTGAAGATTTAGAAGCTCATATTTTTGTGCAACCAAGTTTAAGAAACAAAACTATTTATGATTATAATGTAAACTTATTAAGAACAACATCAGAATGTATGAGCGCTATTTTAGGCGGATCAAATACCATTTCTAATGTTTCTTACGATGCAATTTATCATAAATCTAACGAATTCGGAAATCGTATTTCTAGAAATCAATTATTAATATTACAACAAGAAAGTTACTTAGCAGAAGCCCAGGGGTTTGCCGAAGGTTCTTATTATATAGAATCTATAACACAACAATTAGCAGAAAACGCATTAACTCTTTTTAAGCAAATAGAAAAAAGTGGCGGTTTTTTAAAACAATTAAAGAACGGCATCATTCAGAAAAAAATTAAAGAGAGTGCATTAAAAGAAGAAAATAGCTTTAAGGAAAAAGAAATTATACTTTTAGGTATAAATTTGCAACAAAATAAGGAAGATAAAATGCAACAAGATTTAGAGTTGTATCCTTTTGTTAAGCAAAGAAATATAAAAACACTAGTCCCCCCATTAACTAGAAAACGGCTTTCAGAATTATTAGAAAAGGATCGATTACATTCTGAAAAAAGTTTATAATAAAATGAAAATGGACAAAAACAAAGAAATTCTATTTAAACAGAAAAAACAAAATGAGTTAAAACTAGAGATTCAACAATTAAAAAAGAGACTTCCTACACTTATAATAGGATTTATTTTTTTCGTTGCAGTCAGTCTTTATTTTTTAGAAGACAAGTTTTATCATTTTTTTGGAAACAGTGTCAACTTTATATTTAGTACTGTTATGCTATTGTGCGTATTTTCTTTAGCTTTTATCCTAAAGAGTTATATTCAAATTAAGAAAAGACAAAAAAAAGTAAAAAATATTGGAGTTGAATTGTATAAATTAATGAAACTAGACGAGGGCCTCCCTAAAAATGAGTAGAAAAGAATTACAACATATAAAACTCAAAAACTCAGATAAAAACACAAAACCTTCTTTTATACAAGAAGGTTTTGTAGCTGGTATTGCTCCAAATTTAAGAGGTCCATATGCTACTATGTATGTTAGAAGACCTTGGACTATTAGACAATATGCGGGTTTTTCTACTGCAGAAGAAAGCAATTCTTTTTACAGAAGAAATTTAAAAGCTGGCCAGAAAGGACTGTCTATAGCTTTTGATTTAGCTACTCATAGGGGGTATGATTCCGATCATGAACGAGTACAAGGAGATGTTGGTAAAGCTGGTGTTGCGATCGATTCTGTAGAAGACATGAAGATTTTATTTGACCAAATTCCGTTAGATAAAATGTCTGTTTCCATGACTATGAATGGTGCTGTTTTACCCATTTTAGCTTTTTATATTGTTGCCGCAGAAGAACAAGGTGTTTCTTTAGAACAATTATCTGGTACTATCCAAAATGATATTCTAAAAGAGTTTATGGTTAGAAATACATACATCTACCCTCCTGCTCCATCTATGAAAATTATTGCAGATATTTTTAAATTTACAAGCAGTAAAATGCCAAAATTTAATTCTATATCTATTTCTGGTTACCACATGCAAGAAGCAGGTGCTACTGCAGAAATAGAATTAGCGTATACCCTTGCAGATGGTTTAGAATATATAAGAAAAGGAATTGAAGTAGGCATGGAAATAGATGCTTTTGCTCCTAGATTATCTTTTTTCTGGGCAATTGGTATGGATCATTTTACAGAAATTGCAAAATTACGAGCTGCAAGAATGTTATGGGCAAAAATTGTAAAACAATTTAATCCTAAAAATCCAAAATCTTTAGCCTTAAGAACGCATTGCCAAACTAGTGGTTGGTCTTTAACCGCACAAGACCCTTTTAACAATGTTGCCAGAACAACTATTGAGGCAATGGCTGCCGCTTTTGGTGGCACACAAAGTTTACACACAAATGCTTTAGATGAAGCTATTGCTTTACCTACAGATTTTTCTGCAAGAATTGCAAGAAACACACAAATATATTTACAACAAGAAACACATATAACAAAAACAGTAGATCCTTGGGCAGGAAGTTATCATGTAGAAAAACTAACAGAAGATATAACCAACAATGCTTGGAAATTAATTTGTGAGATTGAAGAACTTGGCGGCATGACAAAGGCCATTGAAAAGGGAATTCCTAAAATGCGTATTGAAGAAGCTGCAGCTATAAAACAAGCTAAAATAGATGGCGAAAGAGATGTAATTGTAGGGGTTAATAAATACCAGTTAAAAAAAGAAGATCCTTTACATATTTTAGAAGTTGATAATGAAGCTGTACGAAGTTCTCAAATTAAAAGATTAAACCATTTAAAAACTACTAGAAACAACACTGCAGTTAAAACGTCTTTAGAAGCGTTAACAGAAGCTGCAAAATCAGGAAAAGAAAACCTATTAGATTTAGCTGTAAAAGCAGCTAAAAACAGAGCAACTTTAGGAGAAATTTCTGATGCTTTAGAAATCGTTTTTGGAAGACACAAAGCAGTTCATAAAACAATTTCTGGGGTATATAGTAAAGAAATAAAAGACGATAAACTTTATAACAGAGCTGCAGAATTATCTGATAAATTTGCAGAGTTAGACGGAAGACGTCCAAGAATTATGATTGCCAAACTAGGGCAAGATGGTCATGACAGAGGCGCAAAAGTGGTGGCTACTGGTTATGCCGATTTAGGTTTTGATGTAGACATTGGTCCACTATTTCAAACACCAAAAGAAGCCACAAAACAAGCCATAGAAAATGATGTTCATATTTTAGGAATATCTTCTTTAGCGGCAGGTCATAAAACATTAGTTCCGCAAGTTATTGCAGAACTAAAAAAATACGGACGAGAAGACATTATGGTTATTGTTGGCGGTGTAATACCTCCTCAAGATTATCCATTTTTATTGGATGCTGGTGCCGCTGGCATCTTTGGTCCAGGAACAAAAATTGCACAAGCTGCCATTGACTTACTCACTATTTTAATTGATAGCACATCAGAATAAAAAGATACTTTTTACATAAATACATTTTCTTTATTTGATACATTTTCTTTTGGAATCTCGTTAAAGAACTCAGCAGCTTCAGTACTCGAGGCTCCTCCATAAGATGCTAAAAAAGTTCCTTTAAAATCATCTTTTGTTACAACAATATATAATATAGACATATCTGCAGGGTTACTCATTCCTTCAAACCGATGTTCTGCAACAATAAAAATCTCAGTAGGTTTGTATGTACTTTTTGTTTTGTTATCAATTAGTATCCCATCCACAACTCTATAATTACTGGTGTATCCTTTTTCTTCGTATTTCTTAATAATTTCTAATTCGTTTTTATCTGTATTCATTTTATTTCTAATTTAAGTTCATCACAAAATAATAACATTTATGAATAAAGAGGTATTGCAAACAATTTAGATGTTAACTCAAACCAAATTTTAAAAACTCTAATGCACTCCTTTTTCTATGATACGAGTTAATCTAATACTTACATAAACTTGATCTTTGTATAAAAACAAAATCATGGCAACCTTAGGAAATATTATTAAAGGAATCATCAATTTAACAGATACACTTTCATCTGAAACAAACCACATCGAAGCTCAAAAAGAGGTTTTAAAAAACTTATTGGAAACAGCTAAAGAAACTCAATTTGGTGAAGCTTATAATTTTGAATCCATTCTTTTAAGTGATGACTTACAAACTTCCTTTGCTGATGAAGTTCCTTATTTTGACTATAACTCCTTAAACGAAAAATGGTGGTACAAAATTCATAATGGTGAAGAAAATGTAACTTGGATTGGAAGTCCGTCTTATTTTGCTCTAAGTTCTGGTACCACCGGAAAAACGAGTAAAAGAATTCCGGTTACTGATGAAATGATTGCTGCTATAAAAAGTTCTGGAATTAAACAAGTTACTTCTTTAAATAACTTTGATTTGCCTGTAGATTTCTTCGAAAAAGATATTATGATGTTAGGTAGTTCTACAGACTTAGATGAAAAGGAAGATCATTTTGAGGGAGAAATAAGTGGAATTAGTGCTAGTAATATTCCTTTTTGGTTTAAAGGTTATTATAAGCCTGGAGAAGAAATTGCAAAGATTGAAGATTGGGACGAGCGTGTACAACATATTGCAGAAAATGCAAAATCTTGGGATATTGGTGCTTTAAGCGGAATACCTTCTTGGATAGAATTAATGATGCAGAAAGTTATTGATTTTCATCATTTAGAAAACATTCATGAAATTTGGCCAAATTTACAAGTGTATACTTCTGGTGGCGTTGCTTTTAGTCCTTATGAAAAAAGTTTTAAAGCTTTATTAGGGAAACCCGTTACGGTTATAGATACTTATTTGGCTTCCGAAGGATATATTGCGACACAAGTAAGACCTGAAACTGATGCAATGCAGTTAAATACTGAAAATGGTATTTATTTTGAGTTTGTACCCATGAATCCAGATTATATAAATGAAGATGGATCTATCAAACAAAATGCACCTTCTTTAACTTTAGAACAAGTTGAAACAGACACCGATTATATATTAATTATAAGTACCGTTAGTGGTGCTTGGCGTTATTTAATTGGTGATACAATTGAATTTACTGATGTAGAAAAAGCAGAAATTAAAATTACAGGTCGTACAAAATTCTTTTTAAATACTGTTGGTTCTCAATTATCCGTCAATAAAATGGATGATGCGATAAACCATATAGAAGAAAAATTTTCAACAACAATTACAGAATATACCATTTGTGCAAAACGGTTTAAAGATGGTGAGTTTTATCATTCTTGGTATTTAGGTTCCGATCTAAAAGGTGATAATGATAAAATTGCAACAGCTTTAGATGATTTTCTAAAAGAAGCAAATAATAATTATAAAGTTGCAAGAAGTAAAGCCTTAAAAGGTGTAAAGGTTGCCATAATTCCTGTTGAAAAATTTCATGATTGGAATGATAATAACAAGAAAAAAGGTGGACAAGTAAAAATGGAGCGTGTAATGAAAGAAGAAAAGTTTGCCGATTGGGAAAATTTTGTTCAAAAAGCATAATTCAAAAAAAACTAAAATTAACTTTTAAACTTACTAAAATGAAAACTTCAGATATAATTATAAAATCTTTAGAGAATGAAGGCGTAGCATATATATTTGGCTTACCTGGTGAAGAAAATTTAGACGTGTTAGAATCCATCAGAAAATCTAATAAAATAAAACTAATATTAACTAGGCATGAACAAGGTGCCGGATTTATGGCAGCAACCTATGGTCGATTAACCGGTAAACCAGGAGTTTGCATGTCTACTTTAGGACCCGGTGCAACCAATTTAATGACGCCTGCTGCTTATGCGCAATTAGGTGCAATGCCAATGGTAATGTTAACGGGACAAAAACCGATAAAAGAAAGCAAACAAGGTAAATTTCAAATTGTAGACATTTTAGAGATGATGCAACCGCTTACAAAGTTTTCTAAACAAATAACCTATGGCAAGAATGCTAGTGCTATAATTAGAGAAGCATTTAGAGTTTCTCAAGAAGAAAGACCTGGTGCAGTGCATATAGAAATTCCGGAAGATGTTTCTAAAGAAGTCGTACAGAATCCACAGTATTTTAATGTGAATAAGTCCAAAATTCCTTCTGCAAATACAAACTCCATCTTAGAAGCAAAAGAAATGATTCTTTCAGCAAAAAAACCGTTATTATTAATTGGTGCTGGTGCAAATAGAAAAAGAGCCAGTAAAGCTTTAACTAATTTTGTAGATCAATTAGAAATTCCTTTTTTTAACACACAAATGGGTAAAGGAATTATTGATGAAAGAAATCCGCTTTATTTAGGAACTGCCGCTCTATCTTCTAACGATTTTTTACATGAAGCCATAGAAGCAGCAGATTTAATTATAAATGTTGGTCATGATACCATAGAAAAACCACCATTTGTTATGAATGCCGATGACAACAGAAAAGTGATTCACATTAACTTTTTTGCAGCAGAAGTTCATGAAGTTTATTTTCCGCAGTTAAATGTAATTGGAGATATTGCAACAAGTATACATCAATTAACAAAAGAGCTAGCATCGAATGCAAAAAAATGGAATATAGATTTTTTTATAAAAGTAAAAGAGAATGTATTGCGTCATTTATCTAAATATGAAGAAGACAATCGCTTCCCAATACTACCTCAGCGTTTAGTAAAAATTACAAGGAATATTTTACCCGAAGACGGAATTGTAACACTAGACAACGGAATTTATAAGATATGGTTTGCCAGAAATTACCCTGCTTATGCACAAAACACCTTACTTTTAGACAATGCTTTGGCAACAATGGGTGCCGGTTTTCCTTCGGCAATTATGACAAAAGAATTATATCTTAATAAAAAAGTTATTTCTGTAAATGGTGATGGTGGTTTTATGATGAATTCGCAAGAATTAGAAACTGCTGTTCGAATGGATTTAGATTTGGTAATTATTATTTTAAATGATAATGCCTACGGAATGATTGAATGGAAACAAGAAGGAGAAGGATTCCCTAAATTTGGACTAGAATATAACAACCCAGATTTTGTAAAATATGCAGAAAGTTTTGGAGCTATAGGGCACAGACCAAAATCTGTATTAGAATTCGAAGAAATTTTAACAAAAACATTAAGCTTAAAAGGAGTACATGTAATTGATTTAGCCGTAGATTATTCTCTAAATCATGAAATATTAAATGTATTACTAAGTAAAAATTCTAAAAAATAAAATTATGAAAACGATCACCACGATCAATCCTGCTACAGAAGCAGAAATTACTAGTTATAACAGAATTTCAAAAAAAGAAACAACAGATAAAATTGCAAAAGCGAACGATACTTATAAAACTTGGAAAAAAACAAGTTTAGACGAACGCTCTAAATTGATGCACAAACTAGCAAATATCTTTGATGAAAACAAAGAGAAATATGCACAATTGGCCACCCAAGAAATGGGGAAAATAATTGAACAATCTCGTAAAGAAATAGAAAAATGTGCTTTAATCTGTAGATATTATGCAGATAATATTGATGAATTATTAGCCGATAAAATAGTAGAAACTGAAGCAAGTAAAAGTTACGTAACATTTAAACCTTTAGGAGTTACTTTAGCCATAATGCCATGGAATTTCCCTTTTTATCAAGTTATTCGTTTTGCTGCTCCTGCAGTAATGACAGGAAATACAGGTGTTTTAAAACACGCATCTAACGTACAAGATTGTGCCTTTGCTTTAGAAGAAGCCTTTACAGAAGCAGGTTTCCCCGAAGGAGTTTTTACAAACCTAAATGTAGCATCAGATGCCATAGAAGCAATTATTGAAGATAAAAACATTGTTGCAGTAACATTAACTGGAAGTGAACCTGCAGGACGTTCCGTTGCTAAAATTGCTGGAAAAAACTTAAAAAAGACCGTTTTAGAATTAGGTGGAAGTGATGCTTACATTATCCTTGAAGACGTAGATTTAGAAAAAGCTACAGATTTAGCAACATTTGGACGACTACAAAATAACGGGCAAACTTGTATTGCTGCAAAACGTTTTATTGTTTTAGAAGAAATTTATGATGACTTCTTAAAACTCTTTACAAAGAAAATGAAAGCTGCAAAAATGGGAGCTCCAACAGACGAAGATGTTTATTATGGCCCTATGGCGCGTATAGATTTACGTAACGAAATTCATAAACAAGTAGAAAAAACAGTCAAACAAGGTGGAAAGTTAATTTTAGGAGGAAAAATTCCTGATAGAAAAGGAGCTTATTATCCTGCAACAATTTTAGCAGATTTAAAACCTGGCATGACAGCCTTTGATGAAGAACTTTTTGGACCAGTAGCTTCTGTTATTAAAGCAAAAAACGAAGAGCACGCTATAGAACTAGCCAATAATTCTACTTTTGGCTTAGGTTCTGGTGTATTTACAAATAATACTAAAAGAGGAGAAAAAATTGCTTTACAATTAGAAGCAGGAAATAGTTTTGTAAACAAATTAGTAACTTCAGACCCAAGATTACCTTTTGGAGGTATTAAAAACAGTGGTTATGGTAGAGAACTTTCTAGCTACGGAATTAGAGAGTTTGTAAACACAAAATCTATTTGGATAGATTAATTTTTCTAAAATTGAAACAAAGTAAAAACCATCACAAATTTGTGGTGGTTTTTGCTTTTATAATAAGAATGCTTATTTTATATGCTCTAAATTTTCTTCTAACTTATTTCGATCATCCACCAAAACCATAATTTCTTCTGGAGACAAATAGTATCTTTTAATCCGATTTTTATATGCTTCTGAAATATCAGCATGATTCAGAATAAAATTCTTTGTTTTTATAATATACGATTCCATTTTGTGCTTTACTGCAAAACCATCTGCGGCTCTTTCTGCGGCCACAATATGAGTATCCGAAAACAAGTATTTAAGTCCGAACCAAATTAAATTTAACTTACTTCTATTTTGATAATCCATAATATGCCCTAATTCGTGACCTATCCAACCAATAAAAATATCTTTAGGAATATCTCGCGTAGAAAATTCTTTATCAGAAATTTTAAATTTTTCACTAATTAAAATTAAAAATTTTCTGTTATGTGTAGATTTAAAAAAACTATCAAAAGTGGGTCTTGCTTGCATTGTAGACTTTTTAATATTCTTTTTAAATTTAAACTGAATGTGTATGTTTTTTAACTGCGGATAATAATTTAGTGCAGTTTCTACTTCCGCTTTTATGGTTTTAGGAATTACATGATATTTAGGCATAAACTTTATGATTTTTTTAAAACTTTAATACATAAATATACCCATATCTAGAAGTTCATTTGTGCTTTTATGCTTAAATTTGTAGCTCTTTTAAAAAGCATTTCAGAAGGATGAAAAAAATTATTAGTATTCTCTACTCGACTCGTTTAATGGCCGTTTTATTTATCCTTTTTGCGGTTGCAATGGGAGTTGCAACATTTATAGAAAACGATTTTGGCACGCAAACCTCTAAAGCACTTGTTTATAACACCTGGTGGTTTGAACTAATTATGCTGTTCTTTGTTATTAATTTCTTTGGAAACATCTTTAGATATAGATTGTATAAGAAAGAAAAATGGGCCGTTTTAATGTTTCATTTATCTTTTTTATTAATTCTTGTTGGTGCAGGAGTAACCCGTTATATTGGTTTTGAAGGTATTATGTTAATTAAAGAAGGAGAATCTACCGATAAATTCTTATCTGAAACCACTTATTTAAACGCTATCATTGATAATGGTAAGGTACAAAAGCCAGAAATAAATAAACCAATGTTATTATCTGCTTGGGGTAAAAATTCTTGGTCCTACTCAGATCACTTTAAAACCGAAGACACAGAACAAGATTTTAGTTTTGAGCTTGTTGAATACATTCCTTGGGCTGAAAGAAAATTAGTAGAAGATGAAAATGGAATTGAACATTTGTTTTTTGTAGAATCTTCGGATGGAAGCCGTCATGAACATTGGATTCAAAAAGGAACAATTGAAAATATTCACGGAGTTTTAGTTGGTTTTGATGTTGAGAGCGAAAATGCTTCTATTAACTTTATAGAACAAAATGGAAACTTAAAAATGGTTTCTAAAGATGATGGTGATTGGTTTAGAATGGCAGATCAGAAAAAAGGTAATATTGCTAAAGACTCTCTACAAAACTTTCAATATTTAACTTTACACAATGTGTCGGGTTTACAATTTGTAATTCCAAGACCAGCAGAAAAAGGTGTCATGAAAACTACTAGTGGCCCTAAAGACGATAAAAAACTAGACGTTGTTGTTGTAGACATTAAAAGTAATGGCCAAACTGAAAGGGTAGAATTAACAGGAGGTAAATTTAACTCTCAGGGTTCTAAAGAAGTTACTGTTGGAGGACTAAATTTTAGAGTATTATATGGTGCAAAAATTTTAGAAACACCTTTTTCAATAAAACTAAATGACTTTCAACTAGAAAAATACCCAGGGTCTGAAAGTGCTGCGTCTTACGCCAGTGAAGTAACCGTAATAGATGGAGATGAAACTTTTGATTATAGAATTTTTATGAATCACATTTTAGACCACAAAGGCTATAAATTCTTCCAATCTAGTTACGACTTGTCTGGACCAGTAGAAGAGACACATCTTTCTGTAAATCATGATTTTTTAGGCACATTCATTACCTACCTAGGGTATTCTTTCTTATACACAGGTTTAATTTGTATTCTATTTGCTAAGAACACTCGTTTTGACGACTTAAAAAAAGGATTAAAAAAGATTAGAAAGAAAAAAATGACTTTATCTGTTATTGCAGTATTAATGTTTTCTAGTTTTAGTTTTGCGCAACATGCTCCGCATAAAGAAAGCAAAATTACAGACCATCAAATAGACTCAATACTACAAGCTAATTTAGTAGATGTTCATCATGCTGAAAGCTTTAATAAATTGGTTATTCAAGATGCTGGAGGTAGAATGAAACCTGCTCATACTTTTGCTTCTGAATTGGTTAGAAAAGTAAGTAAGACAGAAACTTTTAATGGAATGCAACCGAGTCAAGTTTTATTATCTATAATAGAAAATCCAAGACTTTGGTTTGAAGTACCTGTTATTTATTTAGAAAAAGGAAATACACATATTAGAGAATCTTTAAGTTTATCTAAAGATGCAGAATATGCTCGTTTATCAGATTTTATAACGCCAACTGGTTCTTATAAAATAAAAGAAGAAGTTGCTGAAGCTCAAAAGAAAAATGTAAAAAATAAATTTGAGAAAGATTTAATTAAAATAGATCAACGTGTTGGTTTATTATACAGCGCAATTGGTGGTGGTATTTTACGTATTTATCCAATTCCTAATGATGATAATAATACCTGGGTTTCTCAACCAGAAAGTTCTACGGCAGGTTTTAAAGCTACAGATTCTGTTTTCGTTCGTCAATCTTTACCTGTTTACATTCAACTTTTACAAGAAGCAAAAAAGAGCAACGATTATACAAAAGCAGATCAAATTTTAGACGGAATTAAAAAGTTTCAACAAAAATTTGGATCTGAAGTATACCCTTCAGAAAAACAAATTAGTTTAGAAATTTCTTATAACAAACATCAACCTTTTCAAAAACTAGTAAAATACTACGGTTTAGTAAGTTTACTTTTAATAATTTTTGTTTTGTGGCAAATTTTCAATTCTAAAAAATGGATTAATTATACAGTAAAAGGATTAATAGCAATTATAATTGGGTTGTTTATTGTTCATAATTTAAGTTTAATTGCCCGCTGGTATATTAGCGGAAATGCACCTTGGACAAACGCTTATGAATCAATTATTTTTGTTGCTTGGGCAACAATGTTATTCGGTTTATTTATAGGAAGAAAATCTGCTTTAACAATTGCAGCTGCTGCATTTTTAACAGCAATTACATTGTTTTTTGCTGGTCAGAACTGGTTAGATCCAGCAATTGCAAACATACAACCTGTTTTAAATTCTTGGTGGCTTTTAGTACATACCTCTATAATTGTAGCCAGTTACGGACCTCTTTCATTGGCTATGATTCTTGGAATTTTTGCTTTATTTCTAATGGTTTTTACAACCAAAAAGAACAAAAACAAAATGGATTTGAATATTAAAGAAATTACAATTATTAACGAAATGGCAATGACCGTTGGTTTGGTAATGTTAACTATCGGTAACTTTCTTGGAGGTATGTGGGCTAATGAAAGCTGGGGAAGATACTGGGGTTGGGACCCAAAGGAAACTTGGGCCTTAGTTTCTATTATGATCTATGCTTTTGTTTTACACATGCGTTTAATACCTGGTTTACGAGGTAGATACACTATAAATTTATGGTCTATAATAGCCTATTTTTCTATTATGATGACGTATTTTGGAGTAAACTTCTACTTAGCAGGCTTACACTCGTATGCAAGTGGGGATAGAGTTATTACGCCAACTACTGTTTATTATTCTGTTGGGTTTACCATAATTCTAGGAATTTTAGCTTGGTTTAAATACAAGAAATACTATAAAAAGTAATACATATTTTAGCAATAAAATGTACTTTTGCAACTGATTTAATAACAATAAAAAACAATATGTTTCATAAAAATATAAAATTAATTTTAGCAGGTTTAATAACAGCTTTCGCAGTGTATCAATTTACCTTAGGTAATATAATGAACGGAATTTCTATCTTACTTTTGGCAGGAATTTTTGTGTTATTTTATTTTAAAAACGAATTTATTTTACTTGCTTTTTTACAATTACGTAAGCAAAATTTTGAAGGAACTAAAAAATGGTTAGACTATATTAAAAACCCAGAAGCTGCATTAATCGTTAAACAGCAAGGTTATTTTAATTATTTACATGGTATTATATTAAGTCAGACGAATATTACACAAGCAGAAAAATTTTTACGTAAAGCCGTTAAAATAGGTTTACCTATGGATCATGATTTAGCAATGGCTAAATTACAACTGGCTGGTATTGCAATGACAAAAAGACGTAAGCGTGAAGCAACGAACCTAATGGCTGAAGCTAAAAAATTAGACAAACACGGTATGTTAAAAGACCAATTGAAGATGATGAAAGATCAGATGAAAAAAATCTAATACTTTCTCTTTTTTACTGATATAAAAAAAATCTGCTATCTAGCGGATTTTTTTATGCCTTATAATTATTACAGTTAGCAGGTATTTCAATAACAAAAAGACGCAAACCTGAGGCAACTAACTTTAATAGGATGAAGATAAAAAATTAGACAAACACGGTATGTTAAAAGACTAAATCAAGATAATGAAAAATCAGGTAAAAAAAATCTAACACTTACATTTTAGTGATAAAAAAAACCCGCTGTTTAGCGGATTTTTTTTGACTTATATGTACTTCTTACTTTCTTATAAAAACTTCCAAGAGCTTATTTAAACAGAAAGCTAATAAGATTGTTTAGCCCTGATTGAACCTTTCGTCAATCTCAAGACAAGCTATTTGTTTGAGCTCTTTTTATTCCTTTTTAGGATAAAAAAAGTGAGTAGTAAAAGCAGGAAATAGCTTCTAAAAAACAGTAAAATAACACTGCTACTACAAGCTAAAC
Protein-coding regions in this window:
- the scpA gene encoding methylmalonyl-CoA mutase, producing MSRKELQHIKLKNSDKNTKPSFIQEGFVAGIAPNLRGPYATMYVRRPWTIRQYAGFSTAEESNSFYRRNLKAGQKGLSIAFDLATHRGYDSDHERVQGDVGKAGVAIDSVEDMKILFDQIPLDKMSVSMTMNGAVLPILAFYIVAAEEQGVSLEQLSGTIQNDILKEFMVRNTYIYPPAPSMKIIADIFKFTSSKMPKFNSISISGYHMQEAGATAEIELAYTLADGLEYIRKGIEVGMEIDAFAPRLSFFWAIGMDHFTEIAKLRAARMLWAKIVKQFNPKNPKSLALRTHCQTSGWSLTAQDPFNNVARTTIEAMAAAFGGTQSLHTNALDEAIALPTDFSARIARNTQIYLQQETHITKTVDPWAGSYHVEKLTEDITNNAWKLICEIEELGGMTKAIEKGIPKMRIEEAAAIKQAKIDGERDVIVGVNKYQLKKEDPLHILEVDNEAVRSSQIKRLNHLKTTRNNTAVKTSLEALTEAAKSGKENLLDLAVKAAKNRATLGEISDALEIVFGRHKAVHKTISGVYSKEIKDDKLYNRAAELSDKFAELDGRRPRIMIAKLGQDGHDRGAKVVATGYADLGFDVDIGPLFQTPKEATKQAIENDVHILGISSLAAGHKTLVPQVIAELKKYGREDIMVIVGGVIPPQDYPFLLDAGAAGIFGPGTKIAQAAIDLLTILIDSTSE
- a CDS encoding GH3 auxin-responsive promoter family protein, which encodes MATLGNIIKGIINLTDTLSSETNHIEAQKEVLKNLLETAKETQFGEAYNFESILLSDDLQTSFADEVPYFDYNSLNEKWWYKIHNGEENVTWIGSPSYFALSSGTTGKTSKRIPVTDEMIAAIKSSGIKQVTSLNNFDLPVDFFEKDIMMLGSSTDLDEKEDHFEGEISGISASNIPFWFKGYYKPGEEIAKIEDWDERVQHIAENAKSWDIGALSGIPSWIELMMQKVIDFHHLENIHEIWPNLQVYTSGGVAFSPYEKSFKALLGKPVTVIDTYLASEGYIATQVRPETDAMQLNTENGIYFEFVPMNPDYINEDGSIKQNAPSLTLEQVETDTDYILIISTVSGAWRYLIGDTIEFTDVEKAEIKITGRTKFFLNTVGSQLSVNKMDDAINHIEEKFSTTITEYTICAKRFKDGEFYHSWYLGSDLKGDNDKIATALDDFLKEANNNYKVARSKALKGVKVAIIPVEKFHDWNDNNKKKGGQVKMERVMKEEKFADWENFVQKA
- a CDS encoding methylmalonyl-CoA mutase subunit beta, giving the protein MKNSLFDDFLKTTPAAWKNKIQVDLKGADYNDTLLWKTQEGIVVKPFYTQEDRSSLKTETPKKGFNICETIFVGDEKIANLLAIDALKRGANSVQFIAYKNFDYRKLLLNIDVKSIFIYFQFHFLEDTFQLEVSKFINSEKTYFQTDIIGNLAETGNWFFNLKEDFIKLERIQKNTTNCIVVSGDLYQNCGATITQQLAYTLAHANEYLNKFGGTVAEKINFSFSVGSNYFFEIAKLRAFRILWSTLIKEYEIEDLEAHIFVQPSLRNKTIYDYNVNLLRTTSECMSAILGGSNTISNVSYDAIYHKSNEFGNRISRNQLLILQQESYLAEAQGFAEGSYYIESITQQLAENALTLFKQIEKSGGFLKQLKNGIIQKKIKESALKEENSFKEKEIILLGINLQQNKEDKMQQDLELYPFVKQRNIKTLVPPLTRKRLSELLEKDRLHSEKSL
- a CDS encoding acetolactate synthase large subunit gives rise to the protein MKTSDIIIKSLENEGVAYIFGLPGEENLDVLESIRKSNKIKLILTRHEQGAGFMAATYGRLTGKPGVCMSTLGPGATNLMTPAAYAQLGAMPMVMLTGQKPIKESKQGKFQIVDILEMMQPLTKFSKQITYGKNASAIIREAFRVSQEERPGAVHIEIPEDVSKEVVQNPQYFNVNKSKIPSANTNSILEAKEMILSAKKPLLLIGAGANRKRASKALTNFVDQLEIPFFNTQMGKGIIDERNPLYLGTAALSSNDFLHEAIEAADLIINVGHDTIEKPPFVMNADDNRKVIHINFFAAEVHEVYFPQLNVIGDIATSIHQLTKELASNAKKWNIDFFIKVKENVLRHLSKYEEDNRFPILPQRLVKITRNILPEDGIVTLDNGIYKIWFARNYPAYAQNTLLLDNALATMGAGFPSAIMTKELYLNKKVISVNGDGGFMMNSQELETAVRMDLDLVIIILNDNAYGMIEWKQEGEGFPKFGLEYNNPDFVKYAESFGAIGHRPKSVLEFEEILTKTLSLKGVHVIDLAVDYSLNHEILNVLLSKNSKK